A genome region from Alistipes dispar includes the following:
- a CDS encoding EpsG family protein produces MFFVLIFFTINILFCIWNPSYKNRQIQTIYWAFCVLAIFFIGFRGAIDNDYAAYTAMFSDNSILVEPAFLLIRFLIRDICGGGITGLMFVYAIISVTIKFVAIKRYSEFIFPSLIIWIGNLMILQDMTQIRAAAACGILLLSIGALYHRNWLHYFGWVLLATMFHASALLMLPLWFLSSDRINRGIWTGVILTGYLLSLNGIYLTSLISFVPIEFIQEKFLIYSVEITDDGNGGANILGLFQITRIGIFLFLLWNIHKIQPHNRYSVLLLKIMACGLTALPLFRNNLTAGLRITEFLTCVDILLFPMVINLFSPKALGKWLVVGYSAAIMYGRLFVEELLK; encoded by the coding sequence ATGTTTTTTGTTTTAATTTTTTTTACCATCAATATACTTTTTTGTATATGGAATCCATCGTATAAAAATCGGCAGATTCAAACGATTTATTGGGCATTTTGTGTCCTTGCGATCTTTTTTATAGGTTTTCGCGGAGCGATCGATAATGACTATGCGGCTTATACCGCAATGTTTTCCGACAACTCGATTTTGGTCGAACCGGCTTTCTTATTGATCCGGTTTTTAATACGAGACATTTGCGGAGGTGGAATTACCGGACTGATGTTCGTTTATGCCATAATCAGCGTTACGATCAAATTCGTCGCCATCAAACGATATTCGGAATTCATTTTTCCTAGTCTTATCATTTGGATCGGAAACCTGATGATCTTGCAGGATATGACACAAATCCGGGCGGCTGCGGCTTGCGGTATCCTGCTGTTGTCAATCGGAGCTCTTTATCATCGGAATTGGCTGCATTATTTCGGCTGGGTACTATTGGCTACAATGTTCCATGCGTCAGCGTTACTGATGCTTCCGCTCTGGTTTTTATCAAGCGACAGAATCAATCGGGGAATTTGGACAGGTGTCATTTTAACAGGATACCTGCTTTCGCTAAATGGAATTTATCTGACATCTTTGATTTCGTTTGTTCCGATTGAATTCATCCAGGAAAAATTCTTGATATATAGTGTGGAAATAACCGATGACGGCAATGGCGGAGCCAATATCTTAGGTCTTTTCCAAATAACCCGAATCGGAATATTCCTGTTTCTGCTTTGGAATATTCATAAAATCCAACCGCACAATCGCTACTCGGTCCTGTTATTAAAAATCATGGCATGCGGGCTGACCGCCCTGCCTTTATTCCGCAATAATCTTACGGCCGGACTGCGCATTACGGAATTCCTTACATGTGTGGATATCCTGCTTTTTCCCATGGTAATCAATCTTTTTTCACCGAAAGCATTGGGCAAATGGCTCGTTGTAGGTTACAGCGCTGCAATCATGTACGGCAGGCTGTTCGTGGAAGAGTTGCTCAAATAA
- a CDS encoding glycosyltransferase yields MISICCAIVLYKMQLSESPAFQSAYAQIGTHHKIRLFIFDNSPDADSNHRNYPDIRYDHCPDNKGLGYAYNAAARYASKEKLDWLLLLDQDTILPDGFFDSYIDAISAHPDLQLFVPQVFLPKGTEFSPFRRWKAQKNPLSPGRIYPIKHYLLINSGLCVKLSLFERSGGYDERIWLDFADTQFVRKLWHSGERYFYLLPCKCFQNFSNEQTDIEKLQSRFEIYLECGKNCKFLDFPDWAFRQYCVISHTLSLTIRTRKISFLTKSITKYWMRR; encoded by the coding sequence ATGATTTCAATCTGTTGCGCGATTGTTTTGTATAAAATGCAATTGAGCGAATCTCCGGCTTTCCAAAGCGCCTATGCACAAATCGGTACGCATCATAAGATTCGTCTTTTTATTTTTGACAATTCTCCGGATGCCGACAGCAATCATCGGAACTATCCGGATATTCGATACGATCATTGCCCCGATAACAAAGGGTTAGGTTATGCTTATAATGCAGCCGCCCGGTATGCGAGCAAGGAAAAACTGGACTGGTTGCTGCTTTTGGATCAAGATACGATTTTACCGGATGGTTTTTTCGATAGTTACATCGATGCAATTTCTGCTCATCCGGATCTGCAACTTTTCGTTCCACAGGTCTTTCTCCCGAAAGGTACGGAGTTTTCTCCTTTCAGACGCTGGAAAGCACAGAAAAATCCGTTGTCCCCTGGCAGAATTTATCCGATAAAACATTACTTACTCATAAATAGCGGATTATGTGTAAAGTTATCATTGTTCGAGCGTAGCGGCGGATACGACGAACGGATATGGCTCGATTTCGCAGACACGCAATTTGTCCGGAAACTGTGGCATTCGGGTGAAAGATATTTCTATCTGCTTCCGTGTAAATGCTTTCAAAATTTTTCGAATGAACAAACGGATATTGAAAAGCTGCAAAGTCGCTTCGAAATTTATCTGGAGTGCGGAAAAAATTGTAAATTTTTGGATTTCCCCGATTGGGCATTCCGGCAATATTGTGTTATTTCGCATACCTTATCTTTGACGATACGAACTCGGAAAATATCGTTTCTGACAAAAAGCATAACGAAATATTGGATGCGAAGATAA
- a CDS encoding serine O-acetyltransferase: MKPFSNDNKLGKWILGFIQHYNHEKYWKRRAIVTDPNNKTPTLLKLYYLYYIKKCDAYHNCSFGTNLGAGAFFKTPPILLHGPNGIIIGHDVSIGKNCTIAQQVTISHGGGCTIGDNVLIGAGAKILGHVRIGNNVKIGANCVVVEDLPDNSTCVLSKPRIILR; the protein is encoded by the coding sequence ATGAAACCATTCTCCAACGACAATAAATTAGGTAAATGGATCTTGGGATTTATTCAGCACTATAATCATGAAAAGTATTGGAAAAGAAGAGCTATAGTGACCGATCCGAACAACAAAACTCCTACTCTTTTAAAATTGTACTATCTATACTATATAAAAAAATGCGACGCTTACCATAATTGCTCTTTCGGCACAAATTTAGGAGCCGGAGCATTCTTTAAAACCCCTCCGATCCTGCTACATGGCCCCAACGGGATAATTATCGGCCATGATGTAAGTATTGGGAAAAACTGCACCATAGCTCAGCAGGTTACCATAAGTCACGGGGGGGGGTGCACGATAGGAGACAATGTGCTGATCGGGGCTGGAGCTAAAATTCTGGGGCATGTCAGAATCGGCAATAATGTCAAAATCGGAGCGAACTGTGTCGTTGTGGAAGATCTGCCCGATAATTCAACTTGTGTCCTGAGCAAACCGAGGATAATCCTTAGATAA
- a CDS encoding glycosyltransferase: MPKLTLTFLYMEREHIGKDVSCVPYYLGQALGYDVEIVSLTSATNRNFPVENDGIRYKFLFRRGDRKNGWYKLVFFWWYLVCNARKIDILMRFHYSIPTIIEAIIYKIFNPDGKVYVKCDTDHHIAEKFPQRKGIKEGIRQLLYKKGIAAIDVISCETSKAYALMTKSDSPYFAFGDKLVYVPNGFDETSLRKTPIKIKSFDEKENKIITVGRLGTKQKNTDMLLESLAHINPAGWKFYFIGPIEPAFQSKIDRFYKNFPDKLSSIIFTGPIHDKQKLWEHYNSAKVFVLTSRWESYGLVLVEARRFGCYLVSTDVGAARDLIGNNECGEYIKQEDAVGLQQALQRIIDLQTPINTTIGMPVELSWEHVLYPVIEKLRQK, from the coding sequence ATGCCTAAATTGACATTGACCTTTCTCTATATGGAGCGCGAACATATCGGCAAGGATGTCTCCTGTGTTCCATATTATCTTGGACAAGCGCTCGGCTATGATGTCGAAATCGTTTCGCTGACAAGTGCAACGAACCGGAATTTCCCGGTTGAAAACGACGGAATACGGTACAAATTTCTTTTCCGCCGGGGCGACAGAAAAAACGGATGGTATAAACTTGTCTTTTTCTGGTGGTACCTTGTATGCAATGCCCGGAAAATCGATATCCTGATGCGGTTTCATTATTCGATACCTACCATTATCGAGGCTATTATATACAAAATATTCAATCCGGACGGCAAAGTTTATGTCAAATGCGACACAGATCATCATATTGCCGAGAAATTTCCGCAGCGGAAAGGCATAAAGGAAGGAATTCGACAATTGCTGTATAAAAAAGGGATCGCTGCTATTGATGTTATCTCTTGTGAGACGTCGAAAGCATACGCATTAATGACAAAATCCGATTCTCCCTATTTCGCATTCGGTGACAAACTGGTTTACGTACCGAACGGTTTTGACGAAACAAGCCTCCGGAAAACGCCGATCAAGATAAAGTCGTTCGATGAAAAAGAGAACAAAATAATAACAGTCGGCCGGTTAGGAACAAAACAGAAAAACACGGACATGCTGCTTGAGTCTTTGGCGCATATCAATCCGGCAGGATGGAAATTTTATTTCATAGGCCCGATCGAACCGGCATTTCAATCCAAAATAGATAGATTCTACAAGAATTTCCCCGATAAGCTCAGTTCGATCATATTTACCGGACCTATTCATGACAAGCAAAAATTGTGGGAACATTACAATTCGGCCAAGGTCTTCGTGCTGACGTCCCGGTGGGAAAGCTACGGCCTTGTTTTGGTAGAAGCAAGACGTTTCGGTTGCTATCTCGTTTCAACGGACGTCGGGGCAGCCCGCGATTTGATCGGGAATAATGAGTGCGGAGAATATATAAAACAGGAAGATGCAGTGGGACTACAACAAGCATTACAGCGAATCATTGATCTGCAAACTCCAATAAACACCACGATCGGGATGCCGGTGGAATTATCGTGGGAACATGTATTATATCCTGTCATTGAAAAATTACGGCAAAAATGA
- a CDS encoding lipopolysaccharide biosynthesis protein — protein MAAESRTAKSLKNSVVALGFYFVNLILQFFSRKIFLDHLGAEVLGLNTTATNLLQFLNLAELGIGAAIACTLYKPLFDRDTAAINEIVSLQGWMYRRIAWVVIAGAAVLMCFFPWIFEKMPLPLWYAYASFGALLVSALLSYFVNYKQIVLSADQKEYRIQYSYKASMLAKTLCQIVAIKYFDDGYVWWLALEVGFAVVASVALNAVIRRTYPYLRTDLSAGKALSRKYPDVITKIKQLFFHKVAGFALTQTSPIIIYAYASLTLVALYGNYMLIVLGITSLMGAVFNGMNAGVGNLVAEGNKERIMSVFEELFSVRFLLSCTVCFGVYMLTPAFITLWIGPEYVLDDLTLGLMVATLYIGLTRTTVEAYLNAYGLFSDIWAPVVEASINIGMSVLLGWFFGLHGILAGVLLSLLIVVFCWKPYFLFRRGLKENLWIYVRMYAKHILLVSAVSAVMYLILGVLPFDPTAGIGAWLMYGVLVIGIFFSLLFGALYIAIKGMRIFVRRCQRIIR, from the coding sequence ATGGCAGCGGAATCGCGTACGGCAAAAAGTCTGAAGAACAGCGTTGTGGCGCTCGGGTTCTACTTCGTGAACCTGATTCTGCAGTTCTTCTCCCGGAAGATCTTCCTCGACCATCTAGGCGCGGAGGTGCTGGGCCTGAACACCACGGCGACGAACCTTCTGCAGTTCCTGAACCTCGCGGAGCTGGGAATCGGCGCCGCCATCGCCTGCACGCTCTACAAGCCGCTGTTCGACCGGGATACGGCTGCGATCAACGAGATCGTATCGCTGCAAGGTTGGATGTATCGCCGCATCGCCTGGGTGGTGATAGCCGGCGCTGCGGTGCTTATGTGCTTCTTCCCGTGGATTTTCGAGAAGATGCCGCTGCCGTTGTGGTACGCCTATGCCTCGTTCGGCGCGCTGCTCGTAAGTGCCCTGCTGAGCTATTTCGTCAATTACAAACAAATCGTCCTCTCGGCCGACCAGAAGGAGTACAGGATACAGTACAGCTACAAAGCGTCGATGCTGGCGAAGACGCTGTGCCAGATCGTAGCGATCAAATACTTCGACGATGGGTATGTCTGGTGGCTGGCGCTTGAAGTGGGCTTTGCCGTGGTGGCGTCGGTGGCGCTGAACGCGGTGATCCGGCGGACGTATCCCTATCTGCGGACCGACCTGTCGGCAGGAAAGGCGCTGAGCCGGAAATATCCCGACGTCATCACCAAGATCAAGCAACTGTTCTTTCATAAAGTGGCAGGATTCGCTCTGACACAGACCAGTCCGATCATCATTTATGCCTATGCTTCGCTGACTCTGGTGGCGCTCTATGGCAACTACATGCTCATTGTTCTGGGGATTACTTCGTTGATGGGAGCCGTGTTCAACGGCATGAATGCCGGAGTGGGAAATCTGGTGGCAGAAGGGAATAAGGAGCGCATCATGTCGGTATTCGAGGAGCTGTTCTCGGTGCGGTTTCTGCTGAGCTGCACGGTATGCTTCGGAGTCTATATGCTCACGCCGGCCTTCATTACGTTGTGGATAGGTCCCGAATACGTATTGGACGACCTGACGCTGGGCCTGATGGTCGCAACGCTGTATATCGGACTGACGAGGACGACGGTCGAAGCCTATTTGAATGCTTACGGTCTGTTCAGCGACATCTGGGCTCCGGTGGTCGAAGCGTCGATCAATATCGGAATGTCGGTGCTGCTGGGATGGTTCTTCGGCCTGCACGGAATTCTTGCGGGCGTGCTGCTGAGCCTGCTGATCGTAGTATTCTGCTGGAAACCCTATTTCCTGTTCCGGAGAGGCCTCAAAGAGAATCTGTGGATATATGTCAGAATGTATGCGAAACATATACTGCTCGTATCGGCGGTGTCGGCCGTCATGTATCTGATTCTTGGCGTATTGCCATTCGACCCGACGGCGGGAATCGGGGCTTGGTTGATGTACGGAGTCCTGGTAATCGGTATTTTCTTCTCGCTGCTTTTCGGGGCCCTCTACATTGCAATCAAAGGAATGCGAATCTTTGTGCGCCGCTGCCAAAGAATCATAAGATAA
- a CDS encoding glycosyltransferase family 2 protein, with protein MPKVSVCVPVYNVEKYIEKCVRSLFEQTLEDIEYIFVDDCSQDQSLNILHRVLTEYPQRQNSVKIVRHKCNLNITAARQTAINIASGEYVIMCDSDDWVEPDMYETLYRTAVSNHADIAYCDLMFVVDNIEKHVNQLDTLGGVNAVQQILRANINPGVWIKLVRRALYQKAVSFSDIRPMYEDTVASINLFYLAKSIIHVPEAYYHYIVHQESVCRTMDSSIMLRRADDIIHNSEKIIQFIANMPSDDRTRLTPDLYGFLFKVKWTLLSWWTMDKDNLSRWRNLWPEIMASLSNIQIPRWKKIVYRGMISRWTAPVLQPLLSVYKKTR; from the coding sequence ATGCCCAAAGTATCCGTCTGCGTACCAGTATATAATGTTGAAAAATATATTGAAAAATGTGTCCGCTCGCTCTTCGAACAAACACTTGAAGACATCGAGTATATTTTTGTCGATGATTGTTCGCAGGATCAAAGTCTGAATATCTTACATCGGGTTTTAACGGAATATCCACAGCGTCAGAATAGTGTCAAAATTGTTCGGCATAAATGTAATTTGAATATAACAGCCGCCCGTCAAACGGCAATAAACATTGCTTCCGGAGAATATGTAATCATGTGCGACAGTGACGACTGGGTCGAACCGGATATGTATGAAACATTATATCGGACAGCGGTATCCAATCATGCCGACATTGCATATTGCGATCTGATGTTTGTTGTCGATAATATAGAGAAACATGTCAATCAGCTTGATACACTTGGAGGAGTAAACGCTGTTCAGCAAATTCTGCGAGCCAATATTAATCCTGGAGTATGGATAAAATTAGTACGAAGAGCCTTATATCAGAAAGCCGTTTCTTTTTCGGATATTCGTCCGATGTACGAGGATACTGTCGCTTCCATCAATTTATTTTATCTGGCCAAATCCATCATACATGTTCCTGAAGCGTATTATCATTATATCGTACATCAGGAAAGTGTTTGCAGGACAATGGATTCATCGATTATGTTACGACGAGCCGATGATATTATTCATAATTCCGAAAAAATAATTCAGTTTATAGCGAATATGCCTTCGGATGATCGAACTCGACTGACGCCCGATTTATATGGTTTCTTATTCAAAGTAAAATGGACTTTATTGAGTTGGTGGACAATGGACAAAGATAATTTATCACGATGGCGCAACCTTTGGCCAGAAATAATGGCATCCTTATCGAATATCCAAATTCCCCGATGGAAAAAAATTGTTTATCGGGGAATGATTAGCCGATGGACAGCGCCTGTATTGCAACCGCTTCTTTCCGTTTATAAAAAGACACGTTGA
- a CDS encoding DUF4832 domain-containing protein encodes MTIPVFFGAAALLSFCAAACSDGGAASGGDGLRRVAYVSSDEAFPNPERGFYYPYDFRFAGGGTPEPLSPETLRGQRRLNRSLVLLEYFLRDFIDRPLSEECLELVERNFEALHEGGCKAIVRFAYSDSEREKPWDAAEPVVLGHIAQLRPLLQRYGAVICVLQAGFVGVWGEWYYTDHFGFEPVTETDYAPRRRVLDALLDALPADRMVAVRTPAAKMRCCGLSPADTVSFQTAWDGSARSRVAAHNDCFLASRDDVGTFVGEADREFWRTESRYVSMGGETCSVSEYCDCTDGVADMEEYHWSYLNSAYHPGVIARWRQEGCLGEIERRLGYRFVLETGRFTRRPVAGGEFVVGLELRNEGFASPFNPRPAKLVLTDASGRKRQVFDMPWDPRRWFAGKTHTLTAGFAVPPQFVAGDVCTLWLWLPDADERLAESPCFSIRLANEGIWDAASGYNRLLDFELE; translated from the coding sequence ATGACGATACCTGTTTTTTTCGGGGCGGCCGCGCTGCTCTCTTTCTGCGCGGCGGCCTGTTCGGACGGCGGCGCGGCCTCCGGCGGCGACGGATTGCGCCGGGTGGCGTACGTGTCTTCGGACGAGGCGTTTCCCAATCCCGAACGGGGATTCTACTACCCCTATGATTTCCGGTTCGCCGGGGGCGGAACGCCGGAACCGCTCTCTCCGGAGACCCTGCGGGGACAGCGGCGCCTGAACCGCTCGCTGGTCCTGCTGGAGTATTTTCTCCGCGACTTCATCGACCGCCCGCTGTCGGAGGAGTGTCTGGAGCTGGTGGAACGAAATTTCGAAGCCCTGCACGAGGGCGGCTGCAAGGCGATCGTGCGTTTTGCGTACAGCGATTCCGAGCGGGAGAAGCCCTGGGATGCGGCCGAGCCGGTCGTGCTGGGGCATATCGCCCAGCTCAGGCCGCTGCTGCAACGGTACGGGGCGGTGATTTGTGTCCTGCAGGCGGGGTTCGTCGGCGTGTGGGGCGAGTGGTATTACACGGACCATTTCGGGTTCGAACCCGTGACGGAGACCGATTACGCGCCCCGCCGCCGGGTCCTCGACGCCTTGCTCGACGCCCTGCCGGCCGACCGCATGGTGGCCGTGCGCACGCCCGCGGCCAAGATGCGGTGCTGCGGGCTCTCTCCGGCGGATACGGTCTCCTTCCAGACGGCCTGGGACGGATCGGCGCGCTCGCGCGTGGCGGCGCACAACGACTGTTTCCTGGCGAGCCGCGACGATGTGGGGACCTTCGTCGGGGAGGCCGACCGGGAGTTCTGGCGGACGGAGAGCCGCTATGTGAGCATGGGCGGCGAGACATGCAGCGTGTCGGAGTACTGCGACTGCACCGACGGGGTGGCGGACATGGAGGAGTACCATTGGAGCTATCTGAACAGCGCCTACCATCCCGGAGTGATCGCCCGGTGGCGGCAGGAGGGATGCCTCGGGGAGATCGAACGGCGGCTGGGATACCGGTTCGTTCTCGAGACGGGACGTTTCACGCGGCGGCCCGTTGCCGGCGGGGAGTTCGTCGTCGGGCTGGAGCTGCGCAACGAGGGGTTCGCCTCGCCGTTCAACCCCCGTCCGGCGAAGCTGGTGCTGACCGACGCTTCGGGTCGGAAACGGCAGGTTTTCGACATGCCGTGGGATCCGCGCCGCTGGTTCGCGGGGAAGACGCATACGCTGACGGCCGGGTTCGCCGTGCCGCCGCAGTTCGTCGCGGGCGACGTCTGCACGTTGTGGTTGTGGCTGCCCGATGCGGACGAACGCCTGGCCGAAAGTCCGTGTTTCAGCATCCGGCTGGCCAACGAAGGAATATGGGATGCGGCGAGCGGATACAACCGCCTGCTGGATTTCGAACTCGAATAG
- a CDS encoding DMT family transporter: MKDWIGKHRWLFFGLVTMLTWGVWGELSELIERAGFPSGHVYVVWAFSMVPCAAAALRIARWRLDRSPRALLLGLSAGLLGAGGQLVLFEALRFGPAYIVFPFVSMSPVVTIALSLALLHERASRIQIFGIVVALAAIFFLSWQEGAHDGTAEGGLWPVLAVVVFVAWGVQGYVMKFANASMSAESIFFYMALTGLMLVPVALRMAGPQSGRIGAGLWIGGFLTQLLNAVGALTLVYAYRYGKAIIISPMQGLAPLITMVLSLVIFAVVPGPMLTVGLVLAVVALVALSVERDG; encoded by the coding sequence ATGAAGGATTGGATCGGAAAACACCGCTGGCTCTTTTTCGGGCTGGTGACCATGCTGACCTGGGGCGTTTGGGGCGAATTGAGCGAACTGATCGAGCGGGCGGGATTCCCGTCGGGACATGTTTACGTCGTGTGGGCCTTTTCGATGGTCCCGTGTGCGGCGGCGGCCCTGCGGATCGCCCGGTGGCGGTTGGACCGTTCGCCGCGGGCGTTGCTGCTGGGGCTGAGCGCCGGACTGCTCGGGGCCGGCGGTCAGCTCGTGCTGTTCGAGGCGCTGCGCTTCGGGCCCGCCTATATCGTATTTCCGTTCGTGTCGATGTCGCCGGTCGTCACCATCGCGCTGTCGCTCGCGCTGCTGCACGAACGGGCCAGCCGCATCCAGATCTTCGGGATCGTTGTGGCGCTGGCGGCGATTTTCTTTCTCTCGTGGCAGGAGGGGGCGCACGACGGAACTGCGGAGGGCGGTCTGTGGCCGGTGCTGGCGGTCGTCGTCTTCGTGGCGTGGGGCGTGCAGGGCTATGTCATGAAGTTCGCCAACGCCTCGATGAGCGCCGAGAGCATCTTCTTCTACATGGCGCTGACGGGACTGATGCTGGTTCCCGTGGCGCTGCGTATGGCCGGACCGCAATCCGGGCGGATCGGTGCGGGACTCTGGATCGGAGGATTTCTGACCCAGTTGCTCAACGCGGTGGGCGCTCTGACGCTGGTGTACGCCTATCGCTACGGCAAGGCGATCATCATTTCCCCGATGCAGGGGCTGGCTCCGCTCATCACGATGGTGCTGTCGCTGGTGATCTTCGCCGTGGTTCCCGGACCGATGCTGACCGTCGGACTGGTGCTGGCGGTCGTGGCGCTGGTGGCGCTGTCGGTCGAGCGGGACGGATGA
- a CDS encoding glycosyltransferase family 2 protein: MISVCLATYNGAKFIREQLLSILSQLGPRDEIIISDDGSTDRTFAIISELNDSRIRIIKHIKTTVYPRRFDYVTHNFENALRHASGEFIFLSDQDDVWLPGKVDTMQKELQNHLLVLSDCKVADASLHIIHDSYFKLNGLRTGILRNLIRNSFLGSCMAFRRELLDKALPCPRHSVPHDIWLGLLASYYGKVSYLPVPLMIYRRHEATVSASCDKSFFPFWFKIRYRVHCLTAFLKRISVR; the protein is encoded by the coding sequence ATGATTTCAGTTTGTTTGGCGACCTATAATGGCGCGAAATTTATACGGGAGCAACTCCTTTCTATTCTTTCGCAACTCGGACCTCGAGATGAGATAATAATCTCAGATGACGGATCGACCGATCGTACTTTTGCAATTATCTCAGAGCTAAATGATTCCCGCATCCGAATTATAAAACATATCAAGACAACGGTTTATCCTCGCCGTTTTGATTATGTCACACACAATTTCGAAAATGCGCTTCGTCATGCCTCCGGTGAATTTATTTTTCTTTCGGATCAGGACGATGTCTGGTTACCGGGTAAGGTCGATACGATGCAAAAGGAGCTGCAAAATCATTTGCTGGTTTTATCTGACTGCAAAGTGGCCGATGCCTCTTTGCACATTATTCATGATTCCTACTTCAAGTTGAACGGACTACGAACAGGTATTTTGCGGAATCTGATCCGAAATTCGTTTTTGGGGTCCTGCATGGCTTTCAGGAGAGAGTTACTCGATAAAGCATTACCATGTCCACGCCACTCCGTGCCGCATGATATATGGTTGGGTTTGTTGGCATCTTATTACGGTAAAGTTTCTTATCTGCCGGTTCCATTGATGATTTATCGCAGACATGAAGCGACCGTATCCGCCTCGTGCGACAAAAGTTTTTTCCCTTTTTGGTTTAAAATCCGCTATCGCGTACATTGTCTGACTGCTTTTCTGAAAAGAATTTCTGTTAGATGA
- a CDS encoding glycosyltransferase: protein MKKILHIPNYYPPHTGGIEQVCHMAVSSLSEYEHEVICFNDCRNTRISSYEGIKVIRVGTFAKIASQALSFGYMWRLRAEIRSFNPDIIHFHAPNPLVGFYLLCVLPRRVRLIVHYHAEILTSAFLYTCYRPFESLLFRRADLILTTSPKLRDEAKPLAPYHNKCVVLANVIDTRRFDLVKAEKDRTHIREIRTCYGDRKIVFSYGRHVPYKGLRYLIEAEKYIKEECVLLIGGDGPLTPRLRMQAKSPRIHFLGRIPDNQLKYYLHAADVFAFPSITRAEAFGVTLLESMYCYTPPVTFSIPASGVNYVSLNGETGLEAPNSDAVEFARAIDRLLSEDTLRLKMAEAGHRRVDELFTSQIFSEKLKDIYDRI, encoded by the coding sequence ATGAAAAAGATTTTGCACATCCCCAATTATTATCCACCGCATACGGGCGGAATCGAACAGGTTTGTCACATGGCCGTTTCTTCGTTATCCGAATACGAACATGAGGTGATTTGTTTCAACGATTGTCGGAATACCCGAATCTCATCTTACGAAGGAATTAAGGTCATTCGGGTGGGGACTTTTGCAAAAATCGCAAGTCAGGCACTATCCTTCGGCTATATGTGGCGGCTGCGTGCTGAAATCCGGTCTTTCAACCCTGATATTATTCATTTTCATGCTCCGAATCCTTTGGTCGGATTCTATCTTTTATGCGTATTACCTCGGCGGGTCCGATTGATCGTACACTACCATGCTGAAATATTAACATCAGCGTTTTTATACACTTGTTATCGTCCTTTCGAAAGTCTGTTGTTCCGCCGTGCCGATCTGATTCTTACAACGAGTCCCAAATTACGAGATGAGGCAAAGCCTTTGGCTCCATACCATAACAAATGTGTGGTTTTGGCCAATGTCATAGATACCCGGCGATTCGATCTCGTAAAAGCAGAAAAGGACCGCACGCATATTCGGGAAATACGAACTTGTTATGGCGATCGAAAGATCGTATTCTCTTACGGCCGCCATGTTCCATACAAGGGTCTGCGCTATCTCATTGAAGCGGAAAAATACATAAAAGAAGAATGCGTGCTGCTGATCGGAGGCGACGGACCTTTAACACCCCGGCTTCGGATGCAGGCAAAATCTCCTCGAATTCATTTCCTCGGTCGGATTCCGGACAATCAACTCAAATATTATCTTCACGCTGCGGACGTATTCGCATTCCCCTCCATAACAAGGGCCGAGGCATTCGGAGTAACGCTTCTCGAAAGTATGTATTGCTATACGCCTCCGGTAACATTCTCCATTCCCGCATCGGGAGTCAATTATGTTTCGCTAAACGGTGAAACGGGTTTGGAGGCACCTAATTCGGATGCAGTGGAATTTGCACGGGCCATAGACAGGTTGCTTTCCGAAGATACGCTTCGCTTGAAGATGGCTGAAGCCGGTCATCGGCGGGTAGATGAATTGTTTACATCTCAGATTTTCTCGGAAAAACTGAAGGATATATATGATCGGATATAA